The segment CGCGGAGGGTGTCGGACTTGTCGGCGAGGGACTTGCCGACCGTCTCGGTCCAGTCGGTGGCCGCCTGGTCGAGGAACGGAGGCCACTGGAACGAGGCGTTGACGGTGGAACTGATGTCGGCGAAGACCTGGTTCACCTTCTGGCCGCCGTAGAACGAGGGGGCGTCGGCGACGAACTCGGCATCCGTGAGCAGGGCCTTGGTCGCGGGGAAGAAGAACTGCTCGGTCGCGAACATCTTCGCGCTGGCGGGGTCGGTGTTGAGGAACTGCGCGAACACCGCGGCCGCGACGGGATTCTTGGTCGAGCGGATGACGGCGGTCGTCGAGCCGCCCCAGTTGCCCGAACTCGGCTTGGCTGCGTCCCACTGCGGCAGCGGAGCGGCCCGCCACTTGCCCGCGGTGGCCTTGGCCGAGCCGGAGAGGAAGACCGGCCCCCAGGCCGCGGTGATCCAGGTGGCGTACTTGCCCTTGTTGAGGGCCGCGTACCAGGAGTCGGTGAAGTCCGGCTCGACGCCGATGACCCCTTCCCTGGCGAGACCGCCCCAGTACTCGCCGAGCTTCCTGGAGGTGGCGTCGTCGACGCTGATGGTGATGTCGCTCCTGCCCGAGGTGACGTATGGCTTGGCGCCCGCCTGCCACAACAGGCCGTGCCACGCGGCGACCTGGTTGGCCGCCAGGTTCGTCAGGTAGACGTCGGGGTCGGCCTTGTGCAGCTTGCGCGCCGCCGCGGCGAACTCCTCCCAGGTCCCGGGGACGTCGATGCCGTGCTTGTCGAAGATGTCCTGCCGGTACAGCATGCCCATCGGGCCGGTGTCCTGGGGGATCGCCCAGACCTCCCCGTCGCTGCCGCTGACCTGGCCCCATGTCCAGTCCACGAAGGTGGACTTGAGCGCGGAGGCGCCGTAGGGCCGTAGGTCCAGCAGGCTGTCGGTGATGGTGAACGTCGGGATCGCCTGGTACTCGATCTGCACCAGGTCGGGGGCGCCGCTGCCGGCCTTCAGCGCGGTGCGCAGCTTGGTGTACTGCGGGGTGCCCTGACCGGCGTTGACGACCTTGACCTTGATCGCCGGATACTTCTTCTCGAAGAGCGCGACCTCGTCCTCGATGTTCGGCACCCAGGTCCAGAAGGTGAGTTCGGTCGGCGTCCGCATCGCCTTGTCGATGTCGGCCCGGGCGACCGCCTTGCCGGAGCCCGTGGAGCCGCCGGAGTCACCCCCGCCGCAGGCGGTGAGGGCGGCGCCGAGCGACAGGGCGCCCGTCGTGGTGAGGAACAGCCGGCGGTTCATCGAGGAGCGGCCGGGCATGGCTGGGAAGGGATTCTGGGGCATGGTGAACTCCCGCCGGGGGCGATGGTCACGGCACGCCGGACGAGGGCGTGCGCGGGCATGGGGTGGAGGAAGATGTGGACGCGACGACCCGGGACCGGCTCACCGGTGCGGTCGTGGCTGGAAGTGGCCGTAAGAAGCCGGAACAACGGGAAGAGCGGGAAGAGCGGAAGGAACCGGAGGACCGGAGAAGGGGACGCGCGGGTCGGAGTCCCGGTCGGGGGCCCGACGCGATCGGCGGCGGCCCGGTGCGGCTCCGGGTACGGGGCGGTCCTGAGGGGCGTGGACGGTGTCAGCGGCTCGTCCACGGCTCATGGGCGCGGCCGTGAGTCGATGAGGTGCGGTCGGCAGGGCCGGTGGTGCTGGTCAGCGGGCCGGTCGTGCCGCTCGTGCCGCTCGTGGCGGTCAGTGCGGTGTCGAGGGGCCTCCGTTCGCCTGTGGTCCGGTGGCGCCGGTGTCGGCGCCGGGGGAGTTGGTGGCGGCGGAGCGCTCGCCGCGAGCCGGGGTCGTCCGGTTCGGCGGGGGCGCGGTCGAGGAGCGGACGAGGAGGTCGACCGGTGGGTCGCTCGCGGGCAGCGGATCGGCGTGCGGGTTCTCGATGGCGTGCACGAGGCGTTTGAGCCCCTCCTGCGCCACGGCGTCGAACGGCTGGGGCACCGTGGTCAGCGGAGGAGTGACATAGGCGGCGACCGGAATGTCGTCGAAGCCCACGACACTGACGTCCTCGGGCACCCGACGGCCCGCCTCCGTCAGCGCGCGGATCAGGCCGATCGCCATGTCGTCGTTGGCGGCGAACACCGCCGTGACGGCGGCGTCCGAGGCCAGGAGCCGTCCGGCGGCGTAGCCGGACGCGGCCGACCAGTCGCCCTCGACGACCGCGGGCACCGCCCGGCCGTGGGCGGCCAGCGTCGTCCGCCAGCCATCCAGCCGGTCCCGCGCGGCGTACCAGCGCTGCGGCCCGGCAAGGTGATGGACCGTCACATGTCCCAGTGACAGCAGGTGTTCGGTGGCGATACGGGCCATCAGGTCGGCTCCGTCGCCCGCGGTCAGCACCGTGGGAGCGCCGACGGGGGACGGTGCGCCCAGGACCAGGACCGGCACGTCCACCCGCAGGGCGACGCCACCGTCGGTCTTCTGCTCGTCGATCGGCTCGGAGATGACGATGCCGTCCACCCCCTGGTCGAGGAGCGAGTCCACCGCGCCGGCGATGCCCGCAGGGTCGCCTTCCATCGTGTTGACCACACGCAGCGCGTACCCGGTGTCCCGCAGGGCGCGCTCGACTCCCATGAGCAGGGAGGCGGGTCCGTACAGGGCCGTGCCCAGCGTCACCACGCCGATGGAGCGGGTCCGCCCGGACGCCAGCGCCCGGGCGGCGTTGTTGCGCCGGTAGCCGAGCTCCTCGGCGGCTTCGAGGACGCGTCGGCGCACGTCGGCGGAGACGTACTGCTCGTCGTTGAAGACCCGCGAGACCGTCTTCTGCGAGACGCCGGCCAGTCGGGCCACGTCCACGCTGCGCGGCGCGGCGGGGTTTCCGCCCCGCCCTGTCCCTCGCGTCATCGTCGCCCTCCCGGTGGCCGTCGTCTCCGCACGATAGTGCCAGACGTGGTCCGCATGACTGCGCAGTCATGTCTGCGCTGACATGTCTACGCAGTCATAAGGCGGGCGTCAAGAGGTGGGACGGGATCCGTCACCTACGGGGGGATCGGCGCGTCTCTCGTCGTGCGCTGGTGACCCGGCGCGGGCGGCCCGCTTGAGCCGTATCGCTGCGCGACGCCTGCGCGTCACGTCAGGTCGTCCGCGCGTCAGGGCGTCTGTGCGTCATGTCGCCCGTGCGTCATGTCGCTCGTGGGTCGGTGTCAGTCCGTCGGCAGCCATTTCTCGAGGGCGTCGATGAGAGCGTCGAGCGCCGGGACGTCGGAGGAGCGGTCCGTCGTCACCGCGCGGTCGTCGAACTGGAGCGTGTACCGGAAGCGGTCCGCCGCCCCGCCGTCCAGCGAGAACGCGGGCACGTCGGCCAGCGCGGGATCTCCGAGGAGGGTCCGCAGCGACGTGAACTGGGCCGGTGTCGTGCGGCGCACCGCGGACCGGCCCCGGTCGGTCGTGCGGACCGTCCCGTCGCCCCGGAGCACCAGCTGCCGGTTCACCCCGGCGAAGCCTCCGCTCACCGTCATGATCACCAGCTTCTGCTCCGGACCCGTGACCGGGACCGGCGACTGGCTCCCCGCCGCGGACCCCGGTGCGGAGGCCGAGGCGGAAGGGGAGACGGGGGCGGAAGGGGACGCGGCGGCGGAGATCGTGGGGGAGGGCGGGGCCGACGCCGTCGGACCGTCGGACACGCTCA is part of the Streptomyces asoensis genome and harbors:
- a CDS encoding ABC transporter substrate-binding protein gives rise to the protein MPQNPFPAMPGRSSMNRRLFLTTTGALSLGAALTACGGGDSGGSTGSGKAVARADIDKAMRTPTELTFWTWVPNIEDEVALFEKKYPAIKVKVVNAGQGTPQYTKLRTALKAGSGAPDLVQIEYQAIPTFTITDSLLDLRPYGASALKSTFVDWTWGQVSGSDGEVWAIPQDTGPMGMLYRQDIFDKHGIDVPGTWEEFAAAARKLHKADPDVYLTNLAANQVAAWHGLLWQAGAKPYVTSGRSDITISVDDATSRKLGEYWGGLAREGVIGVEPDFTDSWYAALNKGKYATWITAAWGPVFLSGSAKATAGKWRAAPLPQWDAAKPSSGNWGGSTTAVIRSTKNPVAAAVFAQFLNTDPASAKMFATEQFFFPATKALLTDAEFVADAPSFYGGQKVNQVFADISSTVNASFQWPPFLDQAATDWTETVGKSLADKSDTLRALGTWQSRLTSYAKNQGFTVKGS
- a CDS encoding LacI family DNA-binding transcriptional regulator; this translates as MTRGTGRGGNPAAPRSVDVARLAGVSQKTVSRVFNDEQYVSADVRRRVLEAAEELGYRRNNAARALASGRTRSIGVVTLGTALYGPASLLMGVERALRDTGYALRVVNTMEGDPAGIAGAVDSLLDQGVDGIVISEPIDEQKTDGGVALRVDVPVLVLGAPSPVGAPTVLTAGDGADLMARIATEHLLSLGHVTVHHLAGPQRWYAARDRLDGWRTTLAAHGRAVPAVVEGDWSAASGYAAGRLLASDAAVTAVFAANDDMAIGLIRALTEAGRRVPEDVSVVGFDDIPVAAYVTPPLTTVPQPFDAVAQEGLKRLVHAIENPHADPLPASDPPVDLLVRSSTAPPPNRTTPARGERSAATNSPGADTGATGPQANGGPSTPH